In a genomic window of Taeniopygia guttata chromosome 13, bTaeGut7.mat, whole genome shotgun sequence:
- the NKX2-5 gene encoding homeobox protein Nkx-2.5 has product MFPSPVTTTPFSVKDILNLEQQQQSGLGSMELAALASPSCMLAAFKQEGFGTDPPALPDLREELPEPPPPKTAAAFPGSFYVKSYAEMDSAKEAKTDRKELCSLHKSLEQEKRDLDDPERPRQRKRRKPRVLFSQAQVYELERRFKQQKYLSAPERDHLANVLKLTSTQVKIWFQNRRYKCKRQRQDQTLEMVGIPPPRRIAVPVLVRDGKPCLGESSPYSSPYNVSINPYSYNAYPAYTNYNSNANYNCNYPSMQPMQPSAPANNFMNFGVGDLNSVQTPIPQGNAGISTLHGIRAW; this is encoded by the exons ATGTTCCCTAGCCCTGTGACAACCACCCCCTTCTCGGTGAAGGATATTCTgaacctggagcagcagcagcagagcggCCTGGGCTCCATGGAGCTGGCGGCTCTGGCCTCCCCGTCCTGCATGCTGGCCGCCTTCAAGCAGGAGGGGTTCGGCACCGaccccccggccctgcccgaCCTGCGGGAGGAGCTGCCCGAGCcgccccccccaaaaaccgcgGCCGCCTTCCCCGGCTCCTTCTACGTGAAAAGTTACGCGGAGATGGACTCGGCCAAGGAGGCCAAGACGGACAGGAAAG agctgtgttcCCTGCACAAaagcctggagcaggagaaaaGAGACCTGGACGATCCCGAGCGCCCCagacagaggaaaaggaggaaaccTCGCGTCCTCTTTTCTCAAGCCCAAGTGTACGAACTGGAGAGAAGGTTCAAGCAGCAGAAATACCTCTCGGCCCCCGAGAGGGACCATCTAGCGAACGTCCTAAAGCTCACCTCCACCCAGGTGAAAATTTGGTTCCAGAATCGAAGGTACAAATGCAAAAGGCAGAGACAGGACCAGACGCTGGAAATGGTGGGGATCCCTCCCCCGCGGCGGATCGCGGTGCCGGTGCTGGTGCGCGATGGGAAGCCCTGCCTGGGGGAATCTTCCCCCTACAGCTCGCCCTACAATGTCAGCATTAACCCCTACAGCTACAACGCCTACCCCGCGTACACCAACTACAACAGCAACGCCAACTACAACTGCAACTACCCCTCCATGCAGCCCATGCAGCCCTCGGCGCCCGCCAACAACTTCATGAACTTCGGCGTGGGGGACTTGAATTCGGTGCAAACGCCCATCCCGCAGGGCAACGCGGGCATCTCCACCTTGCACGGCATCCGAGCCTGGTAG